From the genome of Brevibacterium sp. JSBI002, one region includes:
- a CDS encoding LysR family transcriptional regulator, whose amino-acid sequence MASYAPGSSGPQIAPEDLLTLLAVARLGKFTAAAHSLGLNHTTVSRRIAALEKAYGDRVLVASPDGWELSAAGRQLLPIAEDIEAALGRIDAHSNSALSGTIRLACPQAFALEYAVPALTALQGQHPGLQIELITATQRARQYRSGVDIEIVVGRPDAPRSIAKHIRDYRLQLYASQDYIASHPMPQTLDDLADHRMVYYIENSLRVDDLDEAADELPRGRGFFRSTSVHAHVLATSHGAGIGILPDFLAHGNSRLVQVLPELFSKQVSYWASVRHESLRNAGVRKVLESL is encoded by the coding sequence ATGGCTTCCTATGCACCTGGCAGTTCCGGTCCGCAGATCGCCCCCGAGGATCTGCTGACTCTGCTCGCCGTCGCCCGGCTGGGGAAGTTCACGGCCGCGGCACACAGCCTCGGTCTCAACCACACGACAGTCTCCAGGCGCATCGCCGCACTTGAGAAGGCATACGGCGATCGCGTGCTCGTGGCCTCGCCCGACGGGTGGGAGCTCAGCGCTGCCGGGCGTCAGCTGCTGCCGATCGCCGAGGACATCGAGGCCGCTCTGGGGCGCATCGATGCGCACTCGAACTCCGCTCTGTCCGGGACGATCCGGCTGGCCTGCCCGCAGGCTTTCGCTCTTGAGTACGCCGTTCCGGCTCTCACCGCACTGCAGGGGCAGCATCCGGGACTGCAGATCGAACTGATCACCGCCACGCAGCGGGCCCGGCAATATCGGTCGGGCGTCGATATCGAGATCGTCGTCGGGCGTCCGGATGCCCCACGCTCGATCGCCAAGCACATCCGCGACTACCGGCTCCAGCTCTACGCTTCGCAGGATTACATCGCCTCGCATCCGATGCCGCAGACGCTGGATGATCTGGCCGACCACCGGATGGTCTACTACATCGAGAATTCGCTGCGGGTCGATGATCTCGACGAAGCAGCCGACGAACTTCCGCGCGGGAGGGGATTCTTCCGGTCCACCTCGGTGCATGCGCATGTGCTCGCGACCTCGCACGGGGCCGGGATCGGCATCCTGCCGGACTTCCTCGCCCACGGAAACTCCCGCTTGGTGCAGGTTCTGCCCGAGCTGTTCTCCAAGCAGGTGTCCTATTGGGCCTCGGTCCGCCACGAGTCCCTGCGCAACGCCGGAGTCCGCAAAGTCTTAGAATCCCTCTAA
- a CDS encoding 3-hydroxybutyrate dehydrogenase, with protein sequence MGDLTGKRALVTGGASGLGKAIAQSFERAGASVIVADVDADSAQAVADEIGGEAWAVNLADTSALDGTDLDVDILVNNAGIQRIHPITEFPLEDWRLINTLMLEAPFVLTKAVLPKMCERGWGRIINLSSVHGLRASANKSAYVAAKHGLMGLTKTTALEAGPHGVTCNAINPGYVLTPLVKGQIADQAKTHGISEDEVLEQVFLGHSAVPKLAEPEDVAAIALFLAGEHAAVINGSAHSIDGGWVAA encoded by the coding sequence ATGGGAGACCTCACCGGCAAACGCGCCCTCGTCACCGGCGGAGCATCCGGGCTCGGCAAAGCGATCGCTCAGTCATTCGAACGAGCCGGAGCCTCTGTCATAGTCGCCGATGTCGACGCCGACTCGGCACAGGCCGTTGCCGACGAGATCGGCGGCGAAGCGTGGGCAGTCAACCTGGCGGACACCTCGGCGCTGGACGGCACCGATCTCGACGTCGACATCCTCGTCAACAACGCCGGCATCCAACGGATTCACCCGATCACGGAATTTCCGCTCGAAGACTGGCGGCTGATCAACACGCTCATGCTCGAAGCACCGTTCGTGCTTACGAAAGCGGTGCTGCCGAAGATGTGCGAACGCGGCTGGGGGCGCATCATCAACCTCTCGTCCGTCCACGGGCTGCGCGCCTCGGCGAACAAGTCCGCCTACGTAGCGGCCAAACACGGACTCATGGGGCTGACGAAGACGACCGCACTCGAAGCCGGACCGCACGGAGTGACGTGCAATGCGATCAACCCCGGCTATGTGCTCACGCCCCTGGTCAAGGGGCAGATCGCCGACCAGGCGAAGACGCACGGCATCAGCGAGGACGAGGTCCTCGAGCAGGTCTTCCTCGGCCATTCCGCGGTGCCCAAGCTCGCCGAGCCCGAGGATGTCGCGGCCATTGCGCTCTTCCTGGCCGGGGAGCATGCCGCGGTCATCAACGGCAGCGCTCACAGCATCGACGGCGGTTGGGTGGCAGCCTGA
- a CDS encoding MFS transporter → MSSQNNAERKSIRAQLRKVVAASMAGTVVEWYEFFLYGSAATLVFNHILFPPSDNPLTPILAGFATYAVGFIARPVGGIVFGHFGDKYGRKKLLQLSIVLVGVATFLMGCLPTFDQIGYLAPILLVLLRVVQGFAVGGEWGGAVLLVAEHAPNKERGFWASFPQSGVPLGNLLATAVLFVLTATLTEEHFLSWGWRVSFWLSAVIVLIGYYIRTRVSDAPIFDEVQAEEIDEGVDYGVKAVFKRYPREVFAAMGLRFVENIHYYLVVTFSITYLATQVKIESAEILGLLLGAHAIHAVLVPLVGAATDRIGRKMPYAVGIILTATWGFFAFPMYDTGSAGMIFLALLIGLVFHALMYAGQPAIMSEMFPTRMRNSGVSTGYQVTAIVAGSFAPIIATALLDAFDSSVPIALYLLAAAIISFIALMFTRETKGIDLRSLDHADKVRRGVATAS, encoded by the coding sequence GCGCTCAGCTGCGCAAGGTCGTTGCTGCCTCGATGGCCGGAACAGTCGTCGAATGGTACGAGTTCTTCCTCTACGGTTCGGCCGCCACGCTGGTGTTCAACCACATTCTGTTCCCGCCGTCCGACAATCCGCTGACGCCGATCCTGGCAGGCTTCGCCACCTACGCAGTCGGATTCATCGCCCGCCCCGTCGGTGGCATCGTCTTCGGTCACTTCGGCGACAAGTACGGACGCAAGAAGCTGCTGCAGCTCTCGATCGTCCTCGTCGGTGTGGCCACGTTCCTCATGGGCTGTCTGCCGACCTTCGACCAGATCGGCTACCTCGCTCCGATCCTGCTCGTGCTGCTGCGTGTGGTCCAGGGCTTCGCGGTCGGCGGCGAATGGGGCGGAGCTGTCCTTCTCGTGGCTGAGCACGCTCCGAACAAGGAGCGCGGCTTCTGGGCGTCATTCCCGCAGTCCGGCGTGCCCTTGGGCAACCTGCTGGCCACCGCGGTTCTCTTCGTCCTCACCGCAACGCTGACCGAAGAGCACTTCCTGTCGTGGGGTTGGCGTGTATCATTCTGGCTCTCGGCTGTCATCGTTCTCATCGGCTACTACATCCGCACCCGCGTCTCCGATGCGCCGATCTTCGACGAGGTTCAGGCTGAGGAGATCGACGAAGGCGTGGACTACGGCGTCAAGGCCGTGTTCAAGCGCTACCCGCGTGAGGTCTTCGCCGCGATGGGCCTGCGTTTCGTCGAGAACATCCACTACTACCTCGTGGTGACCTTCTCGATCACCTACCTCGCCACGCAGGTGAAGATCGAATCCGCCGAGATCCTCGGTCTCCTCCTCGGCGCCCACGCGATCCACGCAGTCCTCGTTCCGCTCGTCGGGGCTGCCACCGACCGGATCGGACGCAAGATGCCCTACGCCGTGGGCATCATCCTGACTGCAACGTGGGGCTTCTTCGCCTTCCCGATGTATGACACCGGTAGTGCCGGCATGATCTTCCTCGCCCTCCTCATCGGTCTCGTCTTCCACGCACTGATGTACGCGGGCCAGCCGGCGATCATGTCCGAGATGTTCCCGACCCGCATGCGCAACTCGGGCGTCTCCACCGGCTACCAGGTGACGGCCATCGTCGCTGGATCCTTCGCGCCGATCATCGCCACCGCACTGCTCGACGCCTTCGACTCCTCGGTGCCGATCGCGCTTTACCTGCTGGCCGCTGCGATCATCTCGTTCATCGCACTCATGTTCACCCGCGAGACCAAGGGGATCGACCTGCGCTCGCTCGACCATGCAGACAAGGTGCGCCGCGGAGTCGCCACGGCCAGCTGA